ATATCGTTGCCAATCTGAACCGCTTTTTCAGCCATCCCTGCGGGATTTTGAGCAGCAGTTGCAGCAAATACACCATCCTTATCTTCCATTGCTTTGGTTGCATCTGGCGATCCGTCAACCCCAACAATAAAAAATTCTTTACGTCTTGCTTGTTTAGCTGCTAAATCTGCGCCGACACCGCTTTGGTCGTTAGTGGCAAAAACAGCATCAATTTTCGGAAAGGTTGTCAGCAAATCGCTCATGACTCTCAGTCCTCCATCCCTTGTCCCTTCGGCATTTTGCTCTTTAGAGATAAGTTTAATATTCGGATATTTAGACAATGATTTCTCACAGCCACTCACTCGCTGATTGATTGAGTCCATCGGAGTACCGTTGAGGATGACTACACTACCTTGACCTTTGAGGCGATCGGCAATATATTGGCAAGCAACCTCACCAGCTTGGGTATTGTTGGAACTAATCATCGCATCTACATCTGCATCAACGGCTGAATCTAATGCAATCACAACCCTACCTGCAAGCCTTGCTTGGTCAATAACTGGTTTAACTCCTTTTTTATCAACAGCGCTGAGGATAATTAGGTCAGTATTCGCAGCCGTAAAATTTTCGATTTGGTTGGTTTGTTGGTTCAAATCAAAGGCACTAGAAACCGCATTAACTCTGATATTACCCCCGATTTTCTGGGCTTCTGTCTCAGCCCCCTTCTGCACTGCATTATAGAAAGGATTGCCTAAATCACCCAAAGCAACGCCGATTGTTTGCAATTTTTTATTTGGACTAGTAAGACTCTCTGCACTTATGTTAGTAGCTTTGTTGTTAGTATTAGTTGCAGTGTTATCATTTTTAACGCCATTTGTGCAACTAACAACCGCAAAACCTAATATGCCAACTATGAGCGAAATTTTCTTCATATTTATAACAACGGATTTAAATTTGACAAAGGTCATGACAATGTAAATAGGCCTGAAAATCTTAGACCTAACCTAGTGATACTAATAGTTTTTGTCATTTCAAATCCAAAGGTCTTTTGATGTGACTTAATTGGAATTATTACTATTAGTGTCACTAAAGAAAGTGATTTATTCTTAAAGCAGAATCATGAACATTACACTACTTCAAATAATCACATTTTTTTGGTGAAGTTACTTCGTAGTTCATAGCTGGAAAACAGCTTTTCAGTGAAACTTCCAAAAATTAGTTTTATTAAAGTTGTCAATCTTTATTTGTTTTGACTTTTTTCATTTTATCCCGCTCCTGTGCAAACATTAACTTTGTTTATCGAACTTTACAAATGGAAAAGATTTTAAATCTCGCCATCGAACCCAAGGTCTTCTTTTCAAAGTATCTACATAAATTAGCCTATTCAATATTAGGGTAAATGTTAAAAAGGTTAACATTTCTCAACTAATATTTTTCAGATAAGATATTATTAGAATAGAGAGCTTTTTGATTGTGAATGCTAGATTTTGAAAAATGTAAACATCCTTTGGTTAGATTTTCTAAATGAACTCTAATCAGCTTGCCAAGCATATTTATTTCTTATTCCTCCTCCATCACTTACAGGCAATAGAGGAGTAAACAAGATAATATTGTCAGAATTCAGCACCCAGGTGGTCGCCGAGCCTGTCCTGAGCGCAGCCTCTCGTAGAGAAGGGCGTAGCCGAGGTGAGTCAGGAGTCATAATTTATAAGGAATCTAGAATAATTAGTATATTTATTCATCAAAGTTATTCTGAGTTTCTAACTATTCTGACTCCTGAATTCTGACTCCTGAGTTCTTCTTCAAGCAGTTTAAAACTTTAATGTTGCGGGTAAATATTTAGCCACCAAATCTTCATAGTATGGTTTTAATTTCTGCCAATCAGGAGGAATAGGGTTTTTTGAATACAAATCGTAGGGATTGAACAAACGTACCCATTTAAACATTTCTCTATCGTGTTTATCCATCAAATGTTCATACGCATTGTCACGATGTTGAGGATAAAATGAGTGATAGCGAAGCATATACAATGCAGGTTCGGGCAAATAGTTTTTCATCATCTGATAAAAATACTCATCATGCCCCCATGACATATGTACATTAGTCAATCCACAGTTAGGCTCATAAATGCCATATTTAGTGTTGTAATCGGGGTTATTATAATCAGGATTTTCTTTAAAGAATTCTGAGAAAACAACTTTATCAGAAAATGCACAACCTACAGGATAAGTATCGCCTACGGTAGCCCATTGAGGTTCACCAAATAGACAAAGCACTTTCCCCATATCGTGAAAGAAGCCAGTAAGTACCATCCAGTCAGGATGACCATCGGCGCGAATGGCTTCTGATGTTTGCAATAAATGCTGTAACTGATCCATGTCTGTATCAGGATCGGAATCATCAACTAATTGATTCAAAAATTCGACCGCATCCCAAACAGACATTTCTTTTTTATCAAACTTCAAAAATTCTTTTTCTTTTTGAAGTACAAAATTATATGTTTGATTAATATGATTTAACCGATAAAACTCTTTGACCGTATTTCTAACAGTCGTTTCGTAATTCCTATACTCTTCGGTGGTTTTACCTTCTTTAACTATCCTATCTGGATCGGGATAGCGATTAAGTAAGTCTTCTTCCCATTCTTCTAGTGAATGTAAGGGATTGTTTTGAACCTGAACAATGGCATTATTTAAAGTTTGAGACATATCTTCCTAGTTGTCGATATTGTATTTGTTAAATGGAATCTTTTATGCACAGGTGTGCATAAACTTGTTTTAAACTCATGCTTTATTTTTGCACACGTGTGCAAAAATGTGTGTTAAGTTTCATTTCATACTTGCACTGCTAGGATGATTATTTCACCCGGTTTGATCCGAATATGGTTTAGTCAAGGGTTATTGGTGTTTCAAGACGCGATAAATCGCGTCTCTACATCTGGGTTGTATTCGATCTATTTGATTCCGAAAAAATGGTACTTTTGTTTTTTGCACACCTATACATTAAGTTACTAAATATAAGCTAATCTTTTGTATGACACATTTGTGCAAAATCTGTACTTATTAATTTTGATGTCAGACTTAACTAGTCTAGTATCAATTTGTCAGTTGTACAGCAGTAGAATATTTAATAAGATTAGCCAACTCTTGTAGCTGGTTTATCGCTTCTGCACCTTCCAACTTCATTAATTCGCGATCGTCCCACAATTCCATCCAAGTAATTCCGTAATCAGATACTAAAAACCGAATCAGGTGCTTTTCTCTTAGGCTAACCATAAATGAAGCACTTTTCATTTGATCGCCACATGTATAACATGAGGCAGTATAGCCACGCCTCTCAAGTATAATTGTCAAGGCTTGTAGGTTCATTACCAAGTCTTGAACGAATTGCTGATGCTGTTGCGCTAATCTTAGAAACACTAGTTTTCTCCTACCATTACAGTTATCTGCTTGCTTTGATATTTATTTAGACTTACATCTGATGCGATTTAGTTGCCAAAAGTTCGTGTTTTCCCAGATACGTGATTAATCTTAATATTACGGTTGTTACCACTCAGCTAAATTTCCAGAGCAGTTCTAATGTTTTGGACAATTATCTGCGGCGGCTGTGCAACATCTATAGATAGAGTATCTACTGGTTCTTCAAGGGTATAAAACTGGCTGTCGAGTAGTTTCTCGCTCATGTAATGATTGCTACGCTCTTGTAAGCGCATTTGAATCAACTCATAAGACCCTTTGAGGTAAACTAGTTTGGTGCGATCGCTATCCAATACCAAAAATTTCCGATAGCTATCTTTTAAAGCCGAACACGCCAGCACCACATTTTTATTTTCTTGTAGCCAGTGTTTAATAGCTGTTTGCAAATCTTGTAACCAAGGTATTCTGTCATCTTCACTCAGAGGGATACCGCACCGCATTTTTTCAACATTCTCTGGCGAGTGGAAAGTATCAGCGTCGCTAAATTCCCATTCTAAGGAGTCTGCTAGCAGTTTGCCGATGGTGGTTTTTCCAGAACCAGACACACCCATGACGATAATAATCATTTTTTTCTTAATAAAAGTTCAACTAATTCGGAATTGGTAATTTGTAACTTGTAATCATGGACGGAGGTAAAAATCAGGACTATTAACTCCTTTACGTGCGAAATGTGAGTTGTATTAAAATCTCTTGACAAATAACGATTATTTTCTATAATACATACAAATGCACACGTGTGCAATATTTAAAAGCTAAGATAAAATAATGAATAAACGAAGAATTTCAATTGAAGATATTGCCCGCAGAGCAGGGGTTTCTCATTCTACAGTTTCACGCGCTTTGCGAGATAACGCTCTCATTAGCCCGAAAGTGCGAGAAGAAATTAAGCGACTGGCAGAGGAAATGAGCTATGTGCCAAATGCTATTGCTCAAAGCTTGCAAAATAAACGTACTAATACTATTGGTGTAGTAGTAACTTCAATTTCAGATCCCTTTTACGCTGAGGTGGTAGAAGGAATCGAAAAGATAGCCAAACCAGCGGGTTTGAGTGTTTTATTGAGTGCTTCACACCGAGATTTTGAGCAGGAAATGGCAGCTATTGATACTTTTCATCGCCGCAGGGTAGACGGGATCTTAATAGCCGACTCGCGAATTAGTAAACAGCATACTAAACAACTCACACAAATTGCTGTGCCAACAGTTCTGATTAATAGTCAGACTGAAGATCAATCGGAAATATTTCATTCAGTTGCAATAGACGATCGCTTAGGTGCTAAATTAGCGACAGAGCATCTAATTAGTCTGGGACACACTGCTATTGGTTATCTGGGTGTAGGCGATCGCAGCAGGTCGAACCAGCAGCGCCTAGAAGGATATCAAATGGC
This portion of the Nostoc sp. GT001 genome encodes:
- a CDS encoding ABC transporter substrate-binding protein; protein product: MKKISLIVGILGFAVVSCTNGVKNDNTATNTNNKATNISAESLTSPNKKLQTIGVALGDLGNPFYNAVQKGAETEAQKIGGNIRVNAVSSAFDLNQQTNQIENFTAANTDLIILSAVDKKGVKPVIDQARLAGRVVIALDSAVDADVDAMISSNNTQAGEVACQYIADRLKGQGSVVILNGTPMDSINQRVSGCEKSLSKYPNIKLISKEQNAEGTRDGGLRVMSDLLTTFPKIDAVFATNDQSGVGADLAAKQARRKEFFIVGVDGSPDATKAMEDKDGVFAATAAQNPAGMAEKAVQIGNDIIQGKKPESPNILIPVKLVTRENLSSYKGW
- a CDS encoding inositol oxygenase family protein; the encoded protein is MSQTLNNAIVQVQNNPLHSLEEWEEDLLNRYPDPDRIVKEGKTTEEYRNYETTVRNTVKEFYRLNHINQTYNFVLQKEKEFLKFDKKEMSVWDAVEFLNQLVDDSDPDTDMDQLQHLLQTSEAIRADGHPDWMVLTGFFHDMGKVLCLFGEPQWATVGDTYPVGCAFSDKVVFSEFFKENPDYNNPDYNTKYGIYEPNCGLTNVHMSWGHDEYFYQMMKNYLPEPALYMLRYHSFYPQHRDNAYEHLMDKHDREMFKWVRLFNPYDLYSKNPIPPDWQKLKPYYEDLVAKYLPATLKF
- a CDS encoding DUF1815 family protein codes for the protein MFLRLAQQHQQFVQDLVMNLQALTIILERRGYTASCYTCGDQMKSASFMVSLREKHLIRFLVSDYGITWMELWDDRELMKLEGAEAINQLQELANLIKYSTAVQLTN
- a CDS encoding gluconokinase → MIIIVMGVSGSGKTTIGKLLADSLEWEFSDADTFHSPENVEKMRCGIPLSEDDRIPWLQDLQTAIKHWLQENKNVVLACSALKDSYRKFLVLDSDRTKLVYLKGSYELIQMRLQERSNHYMSEKLLDSQFYTLEEPVDTLSIDVAQPPQIIVQNIRTALEI
- a CDS encoding LacI family DNA-binding transcriptional regulator yields the protein MNKRRISIEDIARRAGVSHSTVSRALRDNALISPKVREEIKRLAEEMSYVPNAIAQSLQNKRTNTIGVVVTSISDPFYAEVVEGIEKIAKPAGLSVLLSASHRDFEQEMAAIDTFHRRRVDGILIADSRISKQHTKQLTQIAVPTVLINSQTEDQSEIFHSVAIDDRLGAKLATEHLISLGHTAIGYLGVGDRSRSNQQRLEGYQMALAEAGIPQNTDWVSISDEYDIRTSDVNTGQNMLSKLLAAEVTGIFCYNDMVAIGALLACQELGILVPRNLSIVGFDGIALGGYVTPALTTISQPMLEIGGYAMQMLLDLIEEKTVENRVLSPFLLKRSSSAALLTI